A stretch of DNA from Mugil cephalus isolate CIBA_MC_2020 chromosome 12, CIBA_Mcephalus_1.1, whole genome shotgun sequence:
gtcagataaagTTGTTGATGTTCTTTTGGCACAATACtgctgacagtaactatttcacttccaacaataaatagcaataaatagaatatttgtgatcacctCGTCATACTTTTAACAtccggtcggacgctacagtattgtatggctagtAAAGGTCTTAGccttagcatcttttattaagctacatttatcataactgaaattatttaaaactaacggaaactaactaaaactaaggCTAAtccatttttccccccaaatccacactagtttgtatggatcattgtcgagtccaattgtccttaatttgaactgataattcacatttttcccagtctcgctgtatttactgaaacatttcactgtgttttatcagtcaggggggcgtggccccaggcggcagtgacgtcaatgcataccctccaTTATCACTACTATATATCAACACACCTGCAAGTTTTACCCCTTGTCTTCCCTCTGGCGTTGTGTCTTTGCTTTGAGGTGACGTTCCTGTCAAGGCGGAGGCCTCATCGGATGCCTGCATTTCTGTTTGAACCTTCCTCAATTCCACCTGAGATAAAATACTATATGTTAGAGCATCATGATATCTTGGCAGTGGTAGTTGAGCAAAACATCTAGTCATGCTCTGTAATTCAGTAATTGCCAAAAGCTGCCAGTGAAAGCTGAAAAATTCCTGCATTCCAAAacctatttaaaataaatcactgagcCACCAGTTGTTCTGCGTGACATCTTCAACGTGTTCATGTACTTATTAGAGGACCAAATGTGAAAACTAGTCCACTTTTTAGCTGTATCTCCTAAAAACTACAACCCATGCTATTTTAGGAagtcacttctttttcttttcttttttttaatgtttcattacATTAGTGACCTGTTTTATGGTGTTCAGCATGAAGAGGGTTCAGATCAGGGAAATCAAATAAGTATTGAGAGGATGACATATCACACGTGATATGAAAGACAGCAAAGAAGTACCACAAACCCCCTTGGGTCCAGGTGCCATGGTCCCCTGTGCCCGTTCCAAAAAAACAGCCCTCTCGCTCAGTGAACCAGCCCAAACCGCTCGCCTGATTGAGTTCGACTCCTTTCGCACCGGGGTTTCTCTTTCCAAACTTCCGAAGGCTGAAGccggaggaggagtggcagttGATGTGACAGcagaaactgaagctgaagTTGTGGATTTGAGCTGGTTGGTGGGTTGCAGATCTCTATTGCTCCAAGGGGGTTGCTGCTGGCCTGAGGGGAGGTGAGACTTTGGAGGAGACTGTGTGGTGTTCCCCTGTGCAAACTGAGATGTGGTTTCTGGTTGTGAGGAGGAGCGAAACCGGGACTGGGTTGTCCATGGAACGGTCCGTACAGACTGTGAGACAGACTGACTTGTAATTGACTGATCTTCACTGCTTTGCCTTGACGTTTGTTGCTCTTTAGAGGTATTTGACTGAACAGGCGTTGTCACTGACATTTTCTGTTGCCCCGCCACCGGAGACGGTTTGACGGTCTGCACTTGACTTGGAacagtttctgctttttttgtttcccccggCCGTTGATTTGCAGCTTGTACAGGCGTTGCACTTTGTTGCATCTTTACAGTCTGGGTCAGCACTTGTGCAGCAGTCTCTGTTTGACTCGTGGACTGCACTTGTGCTTGGGTTCGACCTGGAGTTTGCGTATTTGTCTGTGCATTGCTTGTAAAATCTCTGGGGAATCTGCTAGTGAAAAGCTGTTGCAGGCTCCTAGTCTTTTCCATTGCCAGACTCATCCAGGACACCTCGGACGGGGCCGTCTGAGGGGCAGGTTGCGGTTCCTGGGGTTTACTCTCTGCTTCTCTGGGGTTTGTGGAGGCCATTGGGACCTCAGCAGGCATGACAGGGGGACTGCTGTCAATCGGAGCATTATCCTTGATTGGAACGTGGAAGTCAGACGGGACGAGACCTGAGGAGTGACACGATCTGTTAGATATGCTTGGCAGCACTGTTAAAGGTATCCAGTGTAGCGTTTTAATGAGTACAAAATTCCCCTGTCATCAGAAAGCATCTTATCTTTCTGAAGTACTTATTTACCATGTGAAAGGTGTTTCACAGACGCAGCATTACAGTACGTATCTGTATAATGTTTAACTCTGCAGGGAATCAAAAATATTCCAAATGTCTAATTATAAATCTTCAAGGGCAATACAGTGTGTTTGTAAACAAAGGTCCTTTTAAACTTAAAAGTGCATGACTGAAGAATTTTTATGTGGGTGAATATATAATTTAGGGACCATGGGATATACcttgcacacatttttattaaaagtaaaaaaacaaaagttcttATGTTCCTCATGATCATGTCTGTACAAAATCCATAAtcatttattatggaaacaatcagttattaatataaaaaaagactaGATATCTGTTAAATGTCAACTAAATAACCGTCCGAATTTAATAACAACCAACTTTTAGTCAATATATCATATTTTATGTGGAAAATAACTTTGTATCTGTGTCTGAGAAATCACTTCCAACTAAGttacccactgaaaacacattacattacacCTCGAAAGgaaaatcacatgacctgctccaaggtatgttttttctcctctttattaACTATCTAATATAAAGTAGCTTGTGAGTCAAGTGTTACATTTCAACAGTgtcattaaaatatgttcaatgTACTcaattgtatatataatatttagaagaatctttccatAACAATACCATGTGGTGACTGGTTATAAGTGGCCATGTTgtttttaggcctgaaaacagccaaaatgtgaTCAACTATGATACCTGTCAACTATGTACTATTATACATTGACCCATGtgatatttatttgcacatCAATGGACATTATTAATGCATTATGAATATTAAGAGCCATATTAACAGTTCTCAGAGACTCACCTGTTGGTCTGACTTCTTCAGTGGTGGACGTGGTGCTAACCATGTTCGCTGGCAGTCTTTCACACACAGAACTGGCATTATCActtattttcagtcttttttgcTCCACAGTCTTCGCGTTCCGGTCCGTAGCAGAATCAGACCGAAGTCTGATCGACTGAGATGTGGAGCGCAGTTTAACGCCGAACGCTGTCTTTCCGTCTTCCTCCTGAACCTCCTGAACCTCCTTCGCCTCCACtgcctcttccacctcctcctggctGCTCTCCAGTTCCCCTCCTTCCACGCCACCCGGAGGGACATTTTTAGACGGTTCGTCTGATTCTACCTTTTTAAGGCTGTCCTTCCTCTCCCATGGGACAACTGGGGTCGCGGGTGGCGTTGCATCTTGCCCAAGTCTTCTCAAAGAGAAGGGGCTTGCTCTGAGCTGGACGCTTCTAAATTCCTCCCTTTCCTTCAAACTTTTCTCTTCAACCGCCTCGATTGTCTTATGCTTAGTTTCAGTGTGTCCCAGCACTCCTATAAAACTCCCCGATCGTGGTCTTTCGCTGTCCTGGTTTGGGGAAGTGTTGACGGATAAATGGAAAGAGCCAGATCCTGGGGCAGATCTTTTAAATCCTCTCATGCTCTCGCCTTCAACTTCAACCTGTCGAAGGGAAGAAGACCTGAAGGCCGCCATCGAGGTGGGGGCGGCGGGCAGCTGGTCGGGGGAGGCTTCATCCTTGTTGAGAGTACTCTTCTTGTAATGGAACGTCACTTGTATCTccccttctgttttgttcttcagttctgactCTATGAAGGACGAGTGAGGCCGCTCATTATACCCTGCATCCACACCTCTTCGAAGTCTGACTCGGGGGAAAATCGGGGAGGACGGAGGGGTTAGTATTGCAGGAAAATCAAGGTCCTGTTGGGGAAAACTCAGACTGGACGATTTGGGAGTTGCCTCTAATGTGACTTGTGCTACTTCTGCAGGTTTGAAAAGAGGAGAGACGTAAGTCACGACAGGAATATTGATCCTTCCTTCTTCTGCTGTCATTGTCGCCTCCTCTTGAACACAGAGCAGCTCTTGCTCTTTCTCGGACTCGGGGTGGTCGATGTTGTTCAGGATGTCCGTGTGAGACTTAGACTGAGTCTGTAAAAGAGAGACATCAAGTGAAGGAGGtatgatttgtgtttttacaagcAGTGCCGTATTTACACAGTAGTGAAAAAGGTCACTCACCACGTCAGGTTTCTTCTTAGTGCCGGCCCTCTGGTTTTTGGGTTTGACAGACATCCGGTGACGTGCAGCCGAAGTGTCCAAGCAGGGGCTGAATTGGGCTGGTGTGCTAAAGTCTAACGGGGCCTcgacagaagaggaagacaaggaaTTGGAAGGGACGGAAAGTGGGTAAGAATTGGACGGGGTCGGTGGAAGAGATTTGGCGGGTGCAGGATTGGGGCTGGAATAGAGAGGCTGGGAGGTTGGCTGGGATGTCATCTGAAAATGAGAGCACAACAAAAGTGTTACAtagcaaataaagaaaaaaatgttttaaagacaaatgcctttaaaacaaaaagtttgGACTTTAAAAAATCTTATTCTTGCATTCAATTGATGTCCacgtgtaataataataataataaaaagggaTCAATGTGACTATTGTACGGTGTGGCACATTCTTTcgttacacacacaaaaaacaaggacATTGCAGTTTATTTTGAGTAAATCCCGCATAAATAAATCCTCACGAGTGCACTCACTGTGCATTAATCTGTGCCTTAAAATAGTCCCCAGCATGTTCGGTGCTTACTCCTTGTtcgaggaaaaaaatgtttgcaaaaaacTCTACAGAGTGCAGCTGTTCAAGGGATTATCATacagtattctttttttttcacattaaactGTATGAGTATGTATAAATTGTAACCTATTATGAATGAGTCCACAGTCCACAGAAGCAATCGGACAAGACTCTGTTTTATACTGCCTCCAAAAAAGTTATGGCTGTGTTAAACAGAGTTTAAATTTCTGAAAATATGAGAATTTCTGAGAATATGCGTCACTCgaaatcgtaaaaaaaaaattattctctCAGATCCACAGATGTATTCTTGAAGATAAATGATCGTGAACATCGTAGCTGCTTAACTGGGATGATAAATCACCTCGACGAGGATGCCTCCTTCGGGGATATCATAAGGGCTGTGCTCCAAATGACCACCTGCATCGTCGGGACGTCTGATCGGACAAACCATGGGCGGCGGACCGAAATGCATCTTCTGCTTCTGAAGCTTTATCTTTAAAAGCACAAAACCAGAAAATCATTTACACCATGTCTCCTCTGAATTTGACGTTCCCACCAACATacctacaataaaaaaaaaagtctgtacCTGCAGAGCTTTAATTTTGCTGTGCACGTTCTCCTGAGATAAGACCCTGGCTGGCTCAGCATCTGTCAGAACCTGATCAGCCAGGAAGATGCTGTCGTGGGACAATGCTCGCGACCCCATCACGCCCTGTGGGCATCTGAGTTAGCAGAATGGGAGAGCAAACAAGAAAGgggctaaaaaaataaaaaaataagggCGCAAACGTGAATCTGTGAAAGGTTTCCTGTCAGAAACACACTCACGCCAAATCTTCATCCGATCCTAGTCCCTTTCCTGCAGTGATGTCACTGGCTGACTGGCTGAGTTTGGCCTTTCCGTCTCCGCCGGCTCTCTTACTCCTTCCGAACAGACGTGTTTTCAGAGCCTTGAGCTTGGACTTTTTACGTCCTAATGGAGATTGAGAGTGAGACCGATCCAGGTCAGCTCTCTCTCACGTACACAAGCACGTGACCACCCCTCCACATCCTATACCGGGTTCTCTGACGATCTTTTCCATGTGTTACATCAAACGTGCGCAAACTTGTAGGATCTACATATGACAGCAACAGTGCTTCACGTGTGCTGATCATGCCTTTTAACGTTACGCAGAGGTTCTTAGTTAGTCTAATTCATAGCTTGTTTTGTAAAACCTGCGTCCGTTTCACAATAGCACCTTATGTAAATCTCACCTGGAATGTCCTCTGTGCTTTCTCCTGTGTCTCCAGAGAAAGTCTCCATCAGCCCAGCCCctgcaaacacaagcacaaaacaGGCGAAAGGAAAGAGTTTAAAGAAAAGCAACGCAAATGAAAAGCAAGCGTGccaacaaaaagctgcagacgTACGCTTTCTAGAGGCTGGCGGCACATGGTGGAAGGCACCTTAAGCGGAGTGAATACTCCACTGCTGTATTCTCTGCTCTCTCAAGAACACAAAAGAGGTTCAAAGGTTTATTGCC
This window harbors:
- the cracdla gene encoding mucin-5AC isoform X2 encodes the protein MGSRALSHDSIFLADQVLTDAEPARVLSQENVHSKIKALQIKLQKQKMHFGPPPMVCPIRRPDDAGGHLEHSPYDIPEGGILVEMTSQPTSQPLYSSPNPAPAKSLPPTPSNSYPLSVPSNSLSSSSVEAPLDFSTPAQFSPCLDTSAARHRMSVKPKNQRAGTKKKPDVTQSKSHTDILNNIDHPESEKEQELLCVQEEATMTAEEGRINIPVVTYVSPLFKPAEVAQVTLEATPKSSSLSFPQQDLDFPAILTPPSSPIFPRVRLRRGVDAGYNERPHSSFIESELKNKTEGEIQVTFHYKKSTLNKDEASPDQLPAAPTSMAAFRSSSLRQVEVEGESMRGFKRSAPGSGSFHLSVNTSPNQDSERPRSGSFIGVLGHTETKHKTIEAVEEKSLKEREEFRSVQLRASPFSLRRLGQDATPPATPVVPWERKDSLKKVESDEPSKNVPPGGVEGGELESSQEEVEEAVEAKEVQEVQEEDGKTAFGVKLRSTSQSIRLRSDSATDRNAKTVEQKRLKISDNASSVCERLPANMVSTTSTTEEVRPTGLVPSDFHVPIKDNAPIDSSPPVMPAEVPMASTNPREAESKPQEPQPAPQTAPSEVSWMSLAMEKTRSLQQLFTSRFPRDFTSNAQTNTQTPGRTQAQVQSTSQTETAAQVLTQTVKMQQSATPVQAANQRPGETKKAETVPSQVQTVKPSPVAGQQKMSVTTPVQSNTSKEQQTSRQSSEDQSITSQSVSQSVRTVPWTTQSRFRSSSQPETTSQFAQGNTTQSPPKSHLPSGQQQPPWSNRDLQPTNQLKSTTSASVSAVTSTATPPPASAFGSLERETPVRKESNSIRRAVWAGSLSERAVFLERAQGTMAPGPKGVELRKVQTEMQASDEASALTGTSPQSKDTTPEGRQGVKLAESSPTKVPERPREDKWQRKNTVASSLPSSSSPTLPSVLQSMSDSGQPSWMELAKRKSMAWSDKTMD
- the cracdla gene encoding mucin-5AC isoform X1 — encoded protein: METFSGDTGESTEDIPGRKKSKLKALKTRLFGRSKRAGGDGKAKLSQSASDITAGKGLGSDEDLACPQGVMGSRALSHDSIFLADQVLTDAEPARVLSQENVHSKIKALQIKLQKQKMHFGPPPMVCPIRRPDDAGGHLEHSPYDIPEGGILVEMTSQPTSQPLYSSPNPAPAKSLPPTPSNSYPLSVPSNSLSSSSVEAPLDFSTPAQFSPCLDTSAARHRMSVKPKNQRAGTKKKPDVTQSKSHTDILNNIDHPESEKEQELLCVQEEATMTAEEGRINIPVVTYVSPLFKPAEVAQVTLEATPKSSSLSFPQQDLDFPAILTPPSSPIFPRVRLRRGVDAGYNERPHSSFIESELKNKTEGEIQVTFHYKKSTLNKDEASPDQLPAAPTSMAAFRSSSLRQVEVEGESMRGFKRSAPGSGSFHLSVNTSPNQDSERPRSGSFIGVLGHTETKHKTIEAVEEKSLKEREEFRSVQLRASPFSLRRLGQDATPPATPVVPWERKDSLKKVESDEPSKNVPPGGVEGGELESSQEEVEEAVEAKEVQEVQEEDGKTAFGVKLRSTSQSIRLRSDSATDRNAKTVEQKRLKISDNASSVCERLPANMVSTTSTTEEVRPTGLVPSDFHVPIKDNAPIDSSPPVMPAEVPMASTNPREAESKPQEPQPAPQTAPSEVSWMSLAMEKTRSLQQLFTSRFPRDFTSNAQTNTQTPGRTQAQVQSTSQTETAAQVLTQTVKMQQSATPVQAANQRPGETKKAETVPSQVQTVKPSPVAGQQKMSVTTPVQSNTSKEQQTSRQSSEDQSITSQSVSQSVRTVPWTTQSRFRSSSQPETTSQFAQGNTTQSPPKSHLPSGQQQPPWSNRDLQPTNQLKSTTSASVSAVTSTATPPPASAFGSLERETPVRKESNSIRRAVWAGSLSERAVFLERAQGTMAPGPKGVELRKVQTEMQASDEASALTGTSPQSKDTTPEGRQGVKLAESSPTKVPERPREDKWQRKNTVASSLPSSSSPTLPSVLQSMSDSGQPSWMELAKRKSMAWSDKTMD